From Mytilus galloprovincialis chromosome 9, xbMytGall1.hap1.1, whole genome shotgun sequence, the proteins below share one genomic window:
- the LOC143044272 gene encoding growth hormone-inducible transmembrane protein-like, translated as MSTMMAAGLTRITLTTFVSGFAKPSLLRPTQNTMARFQMYANETKTATRRAAKRRSLKEIAMAPAGPGAFSVGKGLVAGGSVLGLGALCYYGLGMSSQLGAVDRAVLWPQEVRQRIRDTYMYFGGSVAITAASAIAVSRNPRLMSLMMKNSWMAIGVTFATVIGAGMVCRSIPYQEGFGSKQLAWIAYSGIFGAVLAPMTLMGGPLLIRAAWYTAGVVGGLSTVAMCAPSEKFLNMGGPLAIGLGFVFASSLGSMFLPPTTALGAGLYSISVYGGLVLFGMFLLYDTQKIIKKAESHPPYDMQKFDPINACIGIYLDTVNIFIRIAMILSGGGGKRK; from the exons ATGTCCACCATGATGGCTGCAGGCCTTACTCGTATTACACTCACAACTTTTGTGTCTGGCTTTGCCAAGCCATCCCTACTAAGACCTACACAGAATACCATGGCACGATTTCAGATGTATGCTAATGAAACCAAAACTGCCACACGAAGGGCTGCAAAAAGAAGGTCACTAAAGGAGATTGCTATGGCCCCTGCAGGACCTGGAG cTTTTAGTGTAGGGAAAGGACTGGTAGCTGGAGGTTCAGTTCTTGGTCTTGGAGCTTTATGTTACTATGGCCTCGGAATGTCCAGTCAGCTTGGAGCTGTAGATAGAGCAGT GTTGTGGCCCCAGGAAGTACGACAAAGGATCAgagatacatacatgtattttggtGGCAGTGTGGCAATCACAGCGGCATCTGCAATAGCTGTCAGTAGGAACCCAAGACTCATGTCACTGATGATGAAAAATTCATGGATG gCCATTGGTGTAACCTTTGCCACAGTAATCGGTGCAGGAATGGTCTGTCGGTCAATTCCATACCAAGAAGGCTTTGGTTCCAAACAGTTAGCATGGATAGCTTACAGTGGTATTTTCGGTGCTGTTTTGGCCCCTATGACCCTTATGGGTGGACCTTTGTTAATCAGAGCAGCTTGGTACACAGCAGGAGTAGTAGGAG GTCTTTCTACAGTTGCAATGTGTGCTCCAAGTGAGAAGTTCCTGAATATGGGAGGACCTCTTGCTATTGGTCTCGGATTTGTATTTGCATCTTCACTTG GAAGTATGTTTTTACCACCCACCACAGCTTTAGGAGCAGGTTTATACTCAATAAGTGTCTATGGTGGATTAGTCCTGTTTGGAATGTTCTTATTATATGACACACAGAAAATCATCAAAAAAGCAGAAAGTCATCCACCCTACGATATGCAAAAGTTTGATCCTATAAATGC ATGTATTGGAATATACTTGGACACAGTCAACATATTTATTCGTATAGCTATGATCTTGTCAGGTGGAGGTGGAAAGagaaaataa